In the genome of Amaranthus tricolor cultivar Red isolate AtriRed21 chromosome 15, ASM2621246v1, whole genome shotgun sequence, one region contains:
- the LOC130801658 gene encoding uncharacterized protein LOC130801658 isoform X2, with product MLTTLVRLRVCLALKLKGKARRIECFHLKSTNSCTKQFVRFGIGAFGKGRRIYSSNTYMKMASLNGEDATATPDSSSTMEEKQVEEEEIVVQYVVVRRDLIDTWPLGSVITQGCHASVAAIWEHKHDATTLRYCSPPALDSMHKVTLEVKGEPQLVNLSEKLKSNGILHKLWIEQPENFPTCLATKPYPKSVVSPFFRKLKLCK from the exons ATGTTGACGACGCTGGTAAGGTTAAGAGTTTGTTTAGCATTGAAATTAAAGGGGAAAGCTAGAAGAATTGAATGTTTTCATTTGAAATCTACTAATAGTTGTACTAAACAATTTGTTAGGTTTGGAATTGGGGCGTTTGGCAAAGGTAGAAGAATTTATAGCAGCAACACCTATATGAAAATGGCAAGTCTGAATGGGGAAGATGCAACTGCTACACCAGATTCATCATCTACAATGGAGGAAAAAcaagtagaagaagaagaaatagtGGTACAGTACGTTGTTGTAAGGAGAGATTTGATAGACACATGGCCGCTTGGTAGCGTTATTACTCAGGGTTGCCATGCTTCTGTTGCTGCCATTTGGGAACACAAACATGACGCTACCACTCTTCGCTATTGCTCTCCTCCCGCTCTCGATTCTATGCACAAG GTTACGCTTGAAGTGAAAGGGGAACCTCAGCTTGTAAATCTTTCTGAAAAACTGAAGTCCAATGGCATATTACATAAACTATGGATAGAGCAGCCTGAGAATTTTCCGACATGCTTAGCCACAAAACCGTACCCCAAATCTGTGGTATCCCCTTTTTTTAGAAAGTTGAAACTTTGCAAGTGA
- the LOC130801658 gene encoding uncharacterized protein LOC130801658 isoform X3, with translation MKMASLNGEDATATPDSSSTMEEKQVEEEEIVVQYVVVRRDLIDTWPLGSVITQGCHASVAAIWEHKHDATTLRYCSPPALDSMHKVTLEVKGEPQLVNLSEKLKSNGILHKLWIEQPENFPTCLATKPYPKSVVSPFFRKLKLCK, from the exons ATGAAAATGGCAAGTCTGAATGGGGAAGATGCAACTGCTACACCAGATTCATCATCTACAATGGAGGAAAAAcaagtagaagaagaagaaatagtGGTACAGTACGTTGTTGTAAGGAGAGATTTGATAGACACATGGCCGCTTGGTAGCGTTATTACTCAGGGTTGCCATGCTTCTGTTGCTGCCATTTGGGAACACAAACATGACGCTACCACTCTTCGCTATTGCTCTCCTCCCGCTCTCGATTCTATGCACAAG GTTACGCTTGAAGTGAAAGGGGAACCTCAGCTTGTAAATCTTTCTGAAAAACTGAAGTCCAATGGCATATTACATAAACTATGGATAGAGCAGCCTGAGAATTTTCCGACATGCTTAGCCACAAAACCGTACCCCAAATCTGTGGTATCCCCTTTTTTTAGAAAGTTGAAACTTTGCAAGTGA
- the LOC130801658 gene encoding uncharacterized protein LOC130801658 isoform X1 → MKMASLNGEDATATPDSSSTMEEKQVEEEEIVVQYVVVRRDLIDTWPLGSVITQGCHASVAAIWEHKHDATTLRYCSPPALDSMHKQVTLEVKGEPQLVNLSEKLKSNGILHKLWIEQPENFPTCLATKPYPKSVVSPFFRKLKLCK, encoded by the exons ATGAAAATGGCAAGTCTGAATGGGGAAGATGCAACTGCTACACCAGATTCATCATCTACAATGGAGGAAAAAcaagtagaagaagaagaaatagtGGTACAGTACGTTGTTGTAAGGAGAGATTTGATAGACACATGGCCGCTTGGTAGCGTTATTACTCAGGGTTGCCATGCTTCTGTTGCTGCCATTTGGGAACACAAACATGACGCTACCACTCTTCGCTATTGCTCTCCTCCCGCTCTCGATTCTATGCACAAG CAGGTTACGCTTGAAGTGAAAGGGGAACCTCAGCTTGTAAATCTTTCTGAAAAACTGAAGTCCAATGGCATATTACATAAACTATGGATAGAGCAGCCTGAGAATTTTCCGACATGCTTAGCCACAAAACCGTACCCCAAATCTGTGGTATCCCCTTTTTTTAGAAAGTTGAAACTTTGCAAGTGA